In Apostichopus japonicus isolate 1M-3 chromosome 5, ASM3797524v1, whole genome shotgun sequence, a single window of DNA contains:
- the LOC139967845 gene encoding rhotekin-2-like isoform X3, translated as MSSFERHFQSFRRSFRRRKRSLAPVPENDNPSKRRKSLEAPLKLSKRDYDIQQKIDLEIKMREGTRKLLAACKREVPSLEAAKSLLTSHARVLTYMAELQRRKTEECLDKLSVDEDGRGHLKPCLAKVSISDIRIPLMWKNADHIMNKGDHNRYAVFCLLKVGTEIYDTELHMNIDRTACDVTFEEVFTFDKVKPDFNFILEVYSYNLHKDLTIASTPQKIRKRLNSIGSVKKTDNSILIPTVCAEEENTSVEAPKFFLVGRANLRLSDANDVIKIHSLSLEGSDEQHNRVPLFNHFCCRLAVQPQSVLQDAVTGHLLVKEKALGSPDVHQLWCRLRGGRLQCWNTPSEADCKGAILSVSLQKDSIVSKSALSEIGQFPFCITCPCGGKERRHLFSAESEGDLKRWKTALDQQIVNIEAWKQACNSVMPLRTPSAFKRRGSLRPRKGSLYDQLTVYSPLLDSPERQKSTDENNSPPSANLRPRLKHSLSVSASPPPHLQDPLVSLKETRV; from the exons GACTATGACATCCAACAAAAAATTGACCTAGAAATCAAAATGCGGGAAGGGACCAGGAAGTTGTTGGCAGCTTGCAAGCGGGAGGTCCCATCTCTGGAAGCTGCCAAGAGTCTACTGACCTCCCATGCCAGGGTACTGACTTACATGGCAGAGCTACAACGCCGAAAGACGGAAGAATGCCTGGATAAGTTATCAGTGGATGAAGATGGCAGGGGTCACCTTAAACCATGTTTGGCCAAGGTGTCTATTTCAGATATCAGGATTCCACTCATGTGGAAGAATGCAGATCATATCATGAACAAAGGAG ATCATAATCGTTACGCAGTATTCTGCTTGCTTAAAGTCGGTACGGAGATCTACGACACAGAACTGCACATGAACATTGACAGAACTGCATGCGACGTCACGTTTGAGGAAGTCTTCACATT TGATAAGGTAAAGCCTGATTTTAATTTCATCCTCGAGGTGTATTCTTACAACCTACACAAGGACCTTACCATAGCCAGTACACCCCAGAAAATCCGCAAAAGACTCAACTCCATCGGATCGGTCAAAAAGACTGACAACAGTATCCTTATTCCTACCGTG TGCGCAGAAGAAGAAAACACATCTGTTGAAGCTCCCAAGTTTTTCCTGGTTGGCCGTGCAAACCTCAGACTTTCAGATGCTAACGATGTCATAAAGATCCACAGCTTAAGCCTAGAAGGAT CTGATGAACAGCACAATCGTGTCCCACTCTTCAACCATTTTTGTTGTCGATTAGCCGTTCAACCACAGAGCGTCTTGCAGGATGCGGTCACTGGTCACTTGTTGGTCAAG GAGAAAGCACTGGGAAGTCCAGATGTTCATCAGCTCTGGTGTCGACTCAGAGGTGGCAGACTACAGTGTTGGAATACTCCTAGTGAGGCTGATTGCAAAGGTGCCATCTTGTCTGTCAGTTTACAAAAg GATTCCATCGTTAGCAAATCAGCTCTATCCGAGATTGGTCAGTTCCCATTTTGTATAACATGTCCCTGTGGAGGTAAGGAGAGGCGGCATCTCTTCTCAGCGGAGAGCGAGGGAGACTTGAAGAGATGGAAAACAGCTCTGGACCAACAGATAGTCAATATTG aAGCGTGGAAGCAAGCATGCAACTCAGTGATGCCCTTACGTACACCAAGTGCTTTCAAAAGACGAGGAAGTCTGAGACCCAGGAAAGGTTCTCTCTATGATCAGCTGACAGTat ATTCTCCTCTTTTAGATTCTCCCGAGAGACAAAAGTCTACCGATGAGAACAACTCACCGCCATCGGCTAACCTGAGACCAAGGCTAAAACATTCTCTTAGTGTATCAGCTTCACCCCCACCACACCTCCAAGACCCCCTGGTGTCTCTGAAGGAGACGAGAGTCTGA
- the LOC139967845 gene encoding rhotekin-2-like isoform X6: MIHGYLPTLLLIHQRKPYQDYDIQQKIDLEIKMREGTRKLLAACKREVPSLEAAKSLLTSHARVLTYMAELQRRKTEECLDKLSVDEDGRGHLKPCLAKVSISDIRIPLMWKNADHIMNKGDHNRYAVFCLLKVGTEIYDTELHMNIDRTACDVTFEEVFTFDKVKPDFNFILEVYSYNLHKDLTIASTPQKIRKRLNSIGSVKKTDNSILIPTVCAEEENTSVEAPKFFLVGRANLRLSDANDVIKIHSLSLEGSDEQHNRVPLFNHFCCRLAVQPQSVLQDAVTGHLLVKEKALGSPDVHQLWCRLRGGRLQCWNTPSEADCKGAILSVSLQKDSIVSKSALSEIGQFPFCITCPCGGKERRHLFSAESEGDLKRWKTALDQQIVNIEAWKQACNSVMPLRTPSAFKRRGSLRPRKGSLYDQLTVYSPLLDSPERQKSTDENNSPPSANLRPRLKHSLSVSASPPPHLQDPLVSLKETRV; this comes from the exons GACTATGACATCCAACAAAAAATTGACCTAGAAATCAAAATGCGGGAAGGGACCAGGAAGTTGTTGGCAGCTTGCAAGCGGGAGGTCCCATCTCTGGAAGCTGCCAAGAGTCTACTGACCTCCCATGCCAGGGTACTGACTTACATGGCAGAGCTACAACGCCGAAAGACGGAAGAATGCCTGGATAAGTTATCAGTGGATGAAGATGGCAGGGGTCACCTTAAACCATGTTTGGCCAAGGTGTCTATTTCAGATATCAGGATTCCACTCATGTGGAAGAATGCAGATCATATCATGAACAAAGGAG ATCATAATCGTTACGCAGTATTCTGCTTGCTTAAAGTCGGTACGGAGATCTACGACACAGAACTGCACATGAACATTGACAGAACTGCATGCGACGTCACGTTTGAGGAAGTCTTCACATT TGATAAGGTAAAGCCTGATTTTAATTTCATCCTCGAGGTGTATTCTTACAACCTACACAAGGACCTTACCATAGCCAGTACACCCCAGAAAATCCGCAAAAGACTCAACTCCATCGGATCGGTCAAAAAGACTGACAACAGTATCCTTATTCCTACCGTG TGCGCAGAAGAAGAAAACACATCTGTTGAAGCTCCCAAGTTTTTCCTGGTTGGCCGTGCAAACCTCAGACTTTCAGATGCTAACGATGTCATAAAGATCCACAGCTTAAGCCTAGAAGGAT CTGATGAACAGCACAATCGTGTCCCACTCTTCAACCATTTTTGTTGTCGATTAGCCGTTCAACCACAGAGCGTCTTGCAGGATGCGGTCACTGGTCACTTGTTGGTCAAG GAGAAAGCACTGGGAAGTCCAGATGTTCATCAGCTCTGGTGTCGACTCAGAGGTGGCAGACTACAGTGTTGGAATACTCCTAGTGAGGCTGATTGCAAAGGTGCCATCTTGTCTGTCAGTTTACAAAAg GATTCCATCGTTAGCAAATCAGCTCTATCCGAGATTGGTCAGTTCCCATTTTGTATAACATGTCCCTGTGGAGGTAAGGAGAGGCGGCATCTCTTCTCAGCGGAGAGCGAGGGAGACTTGAAGAGATGGAAAACAGCTCTGGACCAACAGATAGTCAATATTG aAGCGTGGAAGCAAGCATGCAACTCAGTGATGCCCTTACGTACACCAAGTGCTTTCAAAAGACGAGGAAGTCTGAGACCCAGGAAAGGTTCTCTCTATGATCAGCTGACAGTat ATTCTCCTCTTTTAGATTCTCCCGAGAGACAAAAGTCTACCGATGAGAACAACTCACCGCCATCGGCTAACCTGAGACCAAGGCTAAAACATTCTCTTAGTGTATCAGCTTCACCCCCACCACACCTCCAAGACCCCCTGGTGTCTCTGAAGGAGACGAGAGTCTGA
- the LOC139967845 gene encoding rhotekin-like isoform X4, whose amino-acid sequence MIHGYLPTLLLIHQRKPYQWSKDMVDLTKDWNVFNDLDIYYIRQIAISLKDYDIQQKIDLEIKMREGTRKLLAACKREVPSLEAAKSLLTSHARVLTYMAELQRRKTEECLDKLSVDEDGRGHLKPCLAKVSISDIRIPLMWKNADHIMNKGDHNRYAVFCLLKVGTEIYDTELHMNIDRTACDVTFEEVFTFDKVKPDFNFILEVYSYNLHKDLTIASTPQKIRKRLNSIGSVKKTDNSILIPTVCAEEENTSVEAPKFFLVGRANLRLSDANDVIKIHSLSLEGSDEQHNRVPLFNHFCCRLAVQPQSVLQDAVTGHLLVKEKALGSPDVHQLWCRLRGGRLQCWNTPSEADCKGAILSVSLQKDSIVSKSALSEIGQFPFCITCPCGGKERRHLFSAESEGDLKRWKTALDQQIVNIEAWKQACNSVMPLRTPSAFKRRGSLRPRKGSLYDQLTVYSPLLDSPERQKSTDENNSPPSANLRPRLKHSLSVSASPPPHLQDPLVSLKETRV is encoded by the exons GACTATGACATCCAACAAAAAATTGACCTAGAAATCAAAATGCGGGAAGGGACCAGGAAGTTGTTGGCAGCTTGCAAGCGGGAGGTCCCATCTCTGGAAGCTGCCAAGAGTCTACTGACCTCCCATGCCAGGGTACTGACTTACATGGCAGAGCTACAACGCCGAAAGACGGAAGAATGCCTGGATAAGTTATCAGTGGATGAAGATGGCAGGGGTCACCTTAAACCATGTTTGGCCAAGGTGTCTATTTCAGATATCAGGATTCCACTCATGTGGAAGAATGCAGATCATATCATGAACAAAGGAG ATCATAATCGTTACGCAGTATTCTGCTTGCTTAAAGTCGGTACGGAGATCTACGACACAGAACTGCACATGAACATTGACAGAACTGCATGCGACGTCACGTTTGAGGAAGTCTTCACATT TGATAAGGTAAAGCCTGATTTTAATTTCATCCTCGAGGTGTATTCTTACAACCTACACAAGGACCTTACCATAGCCAGTACACCCCAGAAAATCCGCAAAAGACTCAACTCCATCGGATCGGTCAAAAAGACTGACAACAGTATCCTTATTCCTACCGTG TGCGCAGAAGAAGAAAACACATCTGTTGAAGCTCCCAAGTTTTTCCTGGTTGGCCGTGCAAACCTCAGACTTTCAGATGCTAACGATGTCATAAAGATCCACAGCTTAAGCCTAGAAGGAT CTGATGAACAGCACAATCGTGTCCCACTCTTCAACCATTTTTGTTGTCGATTAGCCGTTCAACCACAGAGCGTCTTGCAGGATGCGGTCACTGGTCACTTGTTGGTCAAG GAGAAAGCACTGGGAAGTCCAGATGTTCATCAGCTCTGGTGTCGACTCAGAGGTGGCAGACTACAGTGTTGGAATACTCCTAGTGAGGCTGATTGCAAAGGTGCCATCTTGTCTGTCAGTTTACAAAAg GATTCCATCGTTAGCAAATCAGCTCTATCCGAGATTGGTCAGTTCCCATTTTGTATAACATGTCCCTGTGGAGGTAAGGAGAGGCGGCATCTCTTCTCAGCGGAGAGCGAGGGAGACTTGAAGAGATGGAAAACAGCTCTGGACCAACAGATAGTCAATATTG aAGCGTGGAAGCAAGCATGCAACTCAGTGATGCCCTTACGTACACCAAGTGCTTTCAAAAGACGAGGAAGTCTGAGACCCAGGAAAGGTTCTCTCTATGATCAGCTGACAGTat ATTCTCCTCTTTTAGATTCTCCCGAGAGACAAAAGTCTACCGATGAGAACAACTCACCGCCATCGGCTAACCTGAGACCAAGGCTAAAACATTCTCTTAGTGTATCAGCTTCACCCCCACCACACCTCCAAGACCCCCTGGTGTCTCTGAAGGAGACGAGAGTCTGA
- the LOC139967845 gene encoding rhotekin-2-like isoform X5 has translation MGTKTALMSMLYFQEDLVAKDYDIQQKIDLEIKMREGTRKLLAACKREVPSLEAAKSLLTSHARVLTYMAELQRRKTEECLDKLSVDEDGRGHLKPCLAKVSISDIRIPLMWKNADHIMNKGDHNRYAVFCLLKVGTEIYDTELHMNIDRTACDVTFEEVFTFDKVKPDFNFILEVYSYNLHKDLTIASTPQKIRKRLNSIGSVKKTDNSILIPTVCAEEENTSVEAPKFFLVGRANLRLSDANDVIKIHSLSLEGSDEQHNRVPLFNHFCCRLAVQPQSVLQDAVTGHLLVKEKALGSPDVHQLWCRLRGGRLQCWNTPSEADCKGAILSVSLQKDSIVSKSALSEIGQFPFCITCPCGGKERRHLFSAESEGDLKRWKTALDQQIVNIEAWKQACNSVMPLRTPSAFKRRGSLRPRKGSLYDQLTVYSPLLDSPERQKSTDENNSPPSANLRPRLKHSLSVSASPPPHLQDPLVSLKETRV, from the exons GACTATGACATCCAACAAAAAATTGACCTAGAAATCAAAATGCGGGAAGGGACCAGGAAGTTGTTGGCAGCTTGCAAGCGGGAGGTCCCATCTCTGGAAGCTGCCAAGAGTCTACTGACCTCCCATGCCAGGGTACTGACTTACATGGCAGAGCTACAACGCCGAAAGACGGAAGAATGCCTGGATAAGTTATCAGTGGATGAAGATGGCAGGGGTCACCTTAAACCATGTTTGGCCAAGGTGTCTATTTCAGATATCAGGATTCCACTCATGTGGAAGAATGCAGATCATATCATGAACAAAGGAG ATCATAATCGTTACGCAGTATTCTGCTTGCTTAAAGTCGGTACGGAGATCTACGACACAGAACTGCACATGAACATTGACAGAACTGCATGCGACGTCACGTTTGAGGAAGTCTTCACATT TGATAAGGTAAAGCCTGATTTTAATTTCATCCTCGAGGTGTATTCTTACAACCTACACAAGGACCTTACCATAGCCAGTACACCCCAGAAAATCCGCAAAAGACTCAACTCCATCGGATCGGTCAAAAAGACTGACAACAGTATCCTTATTCCTACCGTG TGCGCAGAAGAAGAAAACACATCTGTTGAAGCTCCCAAGTTTTTCCTGGTTGGCCGTGCAAACCTCAGACTTTCAGATGCTAACGATGTCATAAAGATCCACAGCTTAAGCCTAGAAGGAT CTGATGAACAGCACAATCGTGTCCCACTCTTCAACCATTTTTGTTGTCGATTAGCCGTTCAACCACAGAGCGTCTTGCAGGATGCGGTCACTGGTCACTTGTTGGTCAAG GAGAAAGCACTGGGAAGTCCAGATGTTCATCAGCTCTGGTGTCGACTCAGAGGTGGCAGACTACAGTGTTGGAATACTCCTAGTGAGGCTGATTGCAAAGGTGCCATCTTGTCTGTCAGTTTACAAAAg GATTCCATCGTTAGCAAATCAGCTCTATCCGAGATTGGTCAGTTCCCATTTTGTATAACATGTCCCTGTGGAGGTAAGGAGAGGCGGCATCTCTTCTCAGCGGAGAGCGAGGGAGACTTGAAGAGATGGAAAACAGCTCTGGACCAACAGATAGTCAATATTG aAGCGTGGAAGCAAGCATGCAACTCAGTGATGCCCTTACGTACACCAAGTGCTTTCAAAAGACGAGGAAGTCTGAGACCCAGGAAAGGTTCTCTCTATGATCAGCTGACAGTat ATTCTCCTCTTTTAGATTCTCCCGAGAGACAAAAGTCTACCGATGAGAACAACTCACCGCCATCGGCTAACCTGAGACCAAGGCTAAAACATTCTCTTAGTGTATCAGCTTCACCCCCACCACACCTCCAAGACCCCCTGGTGTCTCTGAAGGAGACGAGAGTCTGA